One genomic region from Candidatus Woesearchaeota archaeon encodes:
- a CDS encoding NAD-dependent epimerase/dehydratase family protein → MKILVTGGAGFIGSQVVDKYIEEGHTVVIVDSLVAGDEKNINLKATFYKCDITSLELKTIFEKEKPDVVNHHAAQMNVRKSIEDPMYDAQTNVLGLINVLSCAVEAKVKKFIFISSGGAMYGDAPVLPTPEETHPTPLSPYGLAKHIGEQYVQLFHRLYGMPYVILRYANVYGPRQNPLGEAGVIAIFIDNMLNGKRAIIFGDGQQTRDYVYVADVVAANSKALTAGENKILNLGTEKEVSVLELHTIVQEVLTTNEKPVFAEKKQGEVFRGALQCRAAENVLGWKATVNLKEGIQKTAQWFKEQRGTQ, encoded by the coding sequence ATGAAAATTCTCGTCACAGGCGGTGCAGGGTTTATTGGAAGTCAGGTCGTTGATAAGTATATAGAAGAAGGCCACACAGTTGTTATCGTTGACTCTTTAGTAGCAGGTGATGAAAAAAATATCAACCTTAAAGCAACATTTTACAAATGCGATATCACCTCGCTAGAATTAAAAACTATTTTTGAAAAAGAAAAACCTGATGTCGTGAATCATCATGCAGCGCAGATGAATGTGCGAAAATCCATTGAAGATCCTATGTATGACGCGCAGACAAATGTCCTTGGATTAATTAATGTCCTTTCTTGCGCAGTAGAAGCAAAGGTAAAAAAATTTATATTCATCTCCTCTGGAGGAGCAATGTATGGCGACGCGCCAGTGCTGCCAACACCAGAGGAAACACATCCAACACCACTGTCTCCGTATGGACTCGCAAAGCACATTGGAGAACAGTATGTGCAGCTCTTCCATCGCTTGTATGGAATGCCGTATGTCATTCTTCGATATGCAAATGTCTATGGTCCAAGACAAAACCCTCTAGGAGAAGCAGGAGTCATTGCAATATTTATTGACAATATGCTCAACGGAAAAAGAGCAATAATATTTGGTGATGGGCAACAAACACGGGATTATGTTTATGTTGCAGATGTTGTTGCTGCAAACAGCAAGGCGCTCACAGCAGGAGAAAATAAAATCCTAAATCTCGGAACAGAAAAAGAAGTTTCAGTGCTTGAACTGCACACGATTGTCCAGGAAGTTTTGACGACCAATGAAAAGCCAGTATTTGCAGAAAAAAAGCAGGGAGAAGTATTTCGTGGCGCATTACAGTGTCGTGCTGCGGAGAATGTTTTAGGCTGGAAAGCAACTGTTAATCTTAAAGAAGGCATTCAAAAAACAGCGCAATGGTTTAAAGAACAACGAGGCACACAATGA
- a CDS encoding SDR family oxidoreductase, which translates to MKTCLVTGGAGFLGSHLCTFLLEKGHHVIAVDNCITGNTENIAHLKNNSNFKFINHDCTKPIIIDEPIHYVLNFASPASPIDYQKIPIETLFVGAYGTQHALDLAKEKNAVFLQASTSEVYGNPAITPQPETYWGNVSSTGPRSCYDEAKRYAEALVMAYHRKYKMDTKIVRIFNTYGPRMRINDGRVIPAFISQALEGKPLTVFGDGTQTRSFSYVDDLIAGIYALLISTINEPVNIGNPEEFTMIDAAKKIIASTGSRSTITFQPLPQDDPKQRCPDITKAKTLLKWQPQISLDEGLKKTIPWFQQQLKKD; encoded by the coding sequence ATGAAAACATGCCTTGTCACAGGAGGAGCAGGATTTCTGGGAAGCCATTTGTGTACATTTCTCCTTGAAAAAGGACACCATGTTATAGCAGTTGACAATTGTATTACTGGCAATACAGAAAATATTGCGCATCTGAAAAATAATTCAAACTTCAAATTCATAAATCACGACTGTACAAAACCAATAATAATTGATGAACCAATCCACTACGTTTTGAATTTTGCAAGTCCAGCGTCGCCTATTGATTATCAGAAGATTCCAATAGAAACATTGTTTGTTGGTGCATATGGAACCCAGCATGCGTTGGATCTCGCGAAGGAAAAGAACGCAGTCTTTTTGCAGGCATCAACATCAGAAGTGTATGGGAATCCAGCAATAACACCACAACCAGAAACATATTGGGGGAATGTGAGTTCCACTGGACCACGAAGTTGTTATGATGAAGCAAAGCGCTATGCAGAAGCGTTAGTCATGGCATATCATAGAAAATACAAGATGGATACAAAAATAGTGCGAATTTTCAATACATATGGACCACGAATGCGAATAAATGATGGGAGAGTTATTCCTGCATTTATCAGCCAAGCCCTCGAAGGAAAACCATTAACAGTGTTTGGTGATGGAACACAAACAAGAAGTTTCAGTTATGTGGATGACCTCATCGCAGGAATTTACGCGCTCCTGATCTCAACAATAAACGAACCAGTGAATATAGGAAATCCTGAAGAGTTCACTATGATTGATGCTGCAAAGAAAATAATTGCGTCTACAGGAAGTAGAAGTACAATCACGTTCCAACCATTGCCGCAGGATGATCCAAAGCAGCGATGTCCGGATATTACAAAAGCAAAGACCCTGCTCAAGTGGCAGCCACAGATTTCTTTGGATGAAGGACTAAAGAAGACAATTCCGTGGTTTCAACAGCAATTAAAGAAAGATTAA
- a CDS encoding FkbM family methyltransferase: MNPLQSLINTKNNICTIWKNERSFQEKVTVLFAFMTLFIKYTFLVVILKRKIQKEKLFGQLIYCLDYEVLFWLFYEIFVKKEYHFTTKKEAPYIIDCGSNIGMSILFFKKQYPHAKIFGFEPDTAAFTILQKNVQENNWDSVTVHNLALSNVKGTTSFYSDAEGKGNLAMSIIKRTEDNKMHVKEIPVATDKLSSYITAPVDFLKLDVEGAEILVLEDLDETGKISLIHEMFIEYHYSEKNPKNKLSTILALLEKNSLNYHIQADLELPFQKGHCHLFVICIFALHLMRSRSLFCPKWRSISAASAGVFPLSC; encoded by the coding sequence ATGAATCCTCTTCAATCACTAATCAATACCAAAAACAACATTTGCACGATATGGAAAAATGAGCGTTCTTTCCAAGAGAAAGTAACTGTTCTTTTTGCGTTCATGACATTATTCATCAAATACACCTTTCTTGTAGTTATTTTGAAGAGAAAAATCCAAAAAGAAAAGTTGTTTGGGCAATTGATTTATTGTCTGGACTATGAAGTTCTTTTCTGGCTCTTTTATGAAATTTTTGTCAAGAAAGAATATCATTTTACCACAAAAAAAGAAGCGCCGTACATTATTGATTGTGGAAGTAACATTGGGATGAGCATTCTTTTCTTCAAAAAACAGTATCCTCACGCGAAAATTTTTGGTTTTGAGCCTGATACAGCAGCATTTACTATCCTTCAAAAAAATGTTCAGGAGAACAATTGGGATTCTGTGACTGTTCATAATCTTGCTCTCAGTAATGTGAAAGGAACCACGTCTTTCTATAGCGATGCAGAAGGAAAAGGAAACCTTGCAATGAGCATCATTAAGCGAACAGAAGACAACAAAATGCATGTCAAAGAAATTCCTGTTGCCACGGACAAACTTTCTTCTTATATTACTGCACCTGTTGATTTTCTCAAACTTGATGTCGAAGGCGCTGAAATTCTTGTCCTTGAAGATCTTGACGAAACTGGAAAGATTTCTTTGATTCACGAGATGTTCATTGAGTATCATTATAGTGAAAAGAATCCAAAGAATAAACTCTCCACTATTCTTGCTCTTCTAGAAAAAAACAGTTTGAACTATCATATTCAAGCTGATTTAGAACTTCCTTTTCAAAAGGGACATTGTCATCTCTTCGTCATCTGCATTTTTGCTCTCCATCTTATGAGATCAAGAAGCTTGTTCTGTCCTAAATGGAGATCAATCTCTGCTGCTTCAGCAGGAGTTTTCCCTTTGAGTTGTTGA
- a CDS encoding UDP-glucose/GDP-mannose dehydrogenase family protein — protein MNIAIFGSGYVGLVTGTCLANLGNMVTCVDIDQQRIANLQKNILPIYEPGLQELVTKNVQEKRLSFTTDAAAAIQQSDVIFITVGTPSDENGKANLTYVFQVAATIGKHMKSYKVIVDKSTVPVGTADQVRAIIMQEQKEKHPFDLVSNPEFLREGEAIHDFMNPDRIVIGVESDRAKEIMTRLYKGLERTGKPIFITDIKSSEIIKYAANAFLATKISFMNQIAQLCEKVGGDVKEIAKGIGLDQRIGSRFLQAGVGYGGSCFPKDVQALTHTAQEAGIDFPLLQAVHEVNNKQKQSLLPKIQTLIGDTKGKTIAVLGLSFKPKTDDIRDAPSVTIIQQLLNAGAKINAYDPIAMNVMKKYFPTIEYTESAYDAVKNAECLVIVTEWDEFRYLDLSKIKETMKNPAIVDGRNIYDQEEVKRMGFKYVGVGRGNSEEPQ, from the coding sequence ATGAACATAGCTATTTTTGGGTCAGGATATGTTGGTCTTGTCACAGGAACCTGCCTCGCAAATTTGGGAAACATGGTCACCTGCGTGGACATTGATCAACAGCGAATCGCAAACCTCCAGAAAAACATTCTTCCTATCTACGAACCCGGATTGCAGGAATTAGTAACAAAGAACGTACAAGAAAAACGCCTTTCTTTCACCACAGACGCAGCAGCAGCAATCCAGCAATCAGATGTTATTTTCATTACAGTAGGAACTCCTTCTGATGAAAATGGAAAAGCAAATCTGACTTATGTTTTCCAAGTTGCGGCAACCATTGGAAAACACATGAAGAGCTACAAAGTAATTGTAGATAAAAGCACAGTGCCAGTAGGAACTGCAGACCAAGTTCGTGCAATCATCATGCAAGAACAAAAAGAAAAGCATCCATTTGATCTTGTTTCAAATCCAGAATTCCTACGAGAAGGAGAAGCAATTCATGATTTCATGAATCCTGATCGAATTGTAATAGGAGTAGAGTCAGACAGAGCAAAAGAAATTATGACGAGACTCTACAAAGGATTAGAACGAACAGGAAAACCAATATTCATTACAGACATAAAAAGTTCAGAGATTATCAAGTATGCGGCAAACGCATTCCTCGCGACAAAAATATCCTTCATGAACCAAATCGCGCAGCTCTGCGAAAAAGTAGGAGGAGATGTCAAAGAGATTGCAAAAGGTATTGGTCTTGACCAAAGAATAGGGTCCAGATTCCTACAAGCAGGAGTAGGGTATGGAGGAAGTTGTTTTCCAAAAGATGTACAAGCATTAACGCATACAGCACAAGAAGCTGGAATCGACTTTCCATTACTGCAAGCAGTGCATGAAGTCAATAACAAACAAAAACAATCACTCCTTCCAAAAATACAAACACTCATTGGAGATACCAAAGGAAAAACAATTGCAGTGTTGGGATTATCATTTAAACCAAAAACAGATGATATCCGAGATGCGCCATCTGTAACAATTATACAGCAGTTACTCAATGCAGGAGCAAAAATCAACGCATACGATCCAATTGCAATGAATGTAATGAAAAAATATTTTCCAACAATAGAGTACACAGAATCAGCGTACGATGCAGTAAAAAATGCAGAATGTTTGGTCATCGTCACAGAATGGGATGAATTTCGCTATCTCGATCTCAGTAAAATAAAAGAAACAATGAAAAATCCAGCAATTGTGGATGGAAGAAATATCTACGATCAAGAAGAAGTAAAAAGAATGGGCTTCAAATATGTGGGAGTAGGAAGAGGAAACAGCGAGGAACCACAATGA
- a CDS encoding polysaccharide biosynthesis C-terminal domain-containing protein → MYKRIIRGISLSFVFIILGSFLAYLFRKILTSYLSVADYGLFFSVISFYSFFMLFIDLGLEPAATKLIVQYRLRGQEDKISSLSFSVFCFQFSLSLILYLIVYFLKDFLAVSYFHNPIAASALQFLGIWFLTAPFIIFIATLLLGYSRTTWYTALDFFRMLFLILISVFLFSQGKEIYAPLFAYLAINILLFLLYIPYVLSFIPSLFKKLQFNGIILKDVFYYGFFIAFTNFGWILISQTDTLVLTYFRSLTEVGLYNIALPLSLLLLFLMRPISIVFVPIVTELITEKKHKELQEAITLAYQYTFVFLLPFVLAFFAFSEYILSFLFSSSYIDAKYALIVLSFGTLFYAFSQFNSVIFTGLGKARYMASVAASIALLNLVLNVLLVPSLGILGAALSTSLSYIFLFLISCFYLRRFLPFAFPFSSWIYSLLLSGVIIALIFLLKFLLPWNNLFEAVLCGFILIFLYFPALYCFRIVDFKKLYHLFMENAFKS, encoded by the coding sequence ATGTATAAACGTATTATCCGTGGAATAAGCCTTTCTTTTGTTTTCATTATTCTTGGAAGTTTTCTTGCATATTTATTCAGGAAAATTCTTACCTCTTATCTCTCTGTTGCTGATTATGGACTTTTTTTCAGCGTTATTTCTTTTTACAGTTTTTTCATGCTCTTTATTGATTTAGGGTTAGAACCTGCTGCAACAAAACTCATTGTCCAATACCGCTTGCGAGGGCAGGAAGATAAGATTAGTTCCCTCTCCTTTTCAGTTTTTTGTTTTCAGTTTTCTCTCTCTCTTATTCTTTATCTCATTGTTTATTTTCTTAAAGACTTTTTAGCAGTTTCTTATTTTCATAACCCTATTGCAGCATCTGCACTTCAATTCCTGGGGATATGGTTTCTCACTGCACCATTTATTATTTTTATTGCAACACTTCTCCTTGGTTATTCTAGAACAACTTGGTATACTGCTCTCGATTTTTTCCGCATGCTTTTTCTCATTTTGATTTCGGTGTTTCTTTTTTCCCAGGGAAAAGAAATTTATGCTCCACTTTTTGCCTATCTTGCGATTAATATTCTTCTCTTTCTTTTGTACATCCCTTATGTACTTTCTTTTATTCCCTCTCTTTTCAAAAAACTTCAATTTAATGGCATTATCTTGAAAGATGTTTTTTATTATGGTTTTTTTATTGCTTTCACTAATTTTGGTTGGATTCTTATCTCACAAACAGATACGCTTGTACTCACTTATTTTCGTTCTTTAACAGAAGTTGGTTTGTATAATATTGCTTTACCTCTTTCTCTTCTTCTTCTTTTTCTTATGCGACCAATATCCATTGTGTTTGTTCCTATTGTCACAGAACTTATTACTGAAAAAAAACATAAAGAGCTTCAGGAAGCAATTACACTTGCTTATCAGTATACTTTTGTCTTTCTTCTTCCTTTTGTTCTTGCTTTTTTTGCATTTTCTGAGTACATTCTCTCTTTTTTATTCAGCTCTTCATATATCGACGCAAAATATGCATTAATTGTTTTATCTTTTGGAACATTATTCTATGCATTTTCTCAATTTAACAGTGTTATATTCACGGGTTTAGGAAAGGCACGGTATATGGCTAGTGTCGCTGCGTCTATTGCTCTCCTCAACCTTGTTCTTAATGTTCTTCTTGTTCCCTCTTTAGGAATTTTAGGTGCAGCACTTTCCACTTCACTCTCTTACATCTTTTTGTTCCTTATTTCCTGCTTTTATTTACGGCGATTTCTTCCTTTTGCATTTCCTTTCTCATCATGGATATATTCCTTACTCCTTTCTGGAGTCATTATTGCTCTTATCTTTTTATTGAAATTCCTTCTCCCATGGAACAACCTTTTTGAAGCAGTTCTTTGTGGATTTATTCTTATTTTTCTCTACTTTCCAGCTCTTTACTGTTTTCGTATTGTTGATTTTAAAAAACTCTATCATCTTTTCATGGAAAATGCTTTCAAATCATGA
- the radA gene encoding DNA repair and recombination protein RadA — protein MRKQEQVFEETMEERFDEEQFRQEKQDIEDAAPIKKTGKQITINDLPGIGPATAEKLTAVGFGTVMAIAVATPGEIVEATGISEAGARKIINAARDNLDMGFESGDQVMLKRERVLKISTGHKGFDAMMAGGFETGAITEVYAEFGAGKTQIGHMLAVNALAVEGEENPAVFYIDTENTFRPERIKQLAAAKGMDVDAVLKKIKVGRAYNSDHQMLLVDKIEEMITQQHLNVKLIVVDSLTAHFRAEFVGRGTLADRQQKINKHMHALLKLADTYNICVYVTNQVMSKPDQFFGDPTQAIGGHIVGHASTFRIYLRKGKKGSRVAKLVDSPNLPEAEVAFYVTEGGLQDV, from the coding sequence GAAGAACAATTTCGACAAGAAAAGCAAGACATTGAAGACGCCGCGCCTATCAAAAAAACAGGCAAGCAGATCACTATCAATGATCTTCCTGGCATTGGGCCAGCAACTGCTGAAAAATTAACAGCAGTCGGCTTTGGCACTGTGATGGCTATTGCTGTTGCGACGCCTGGAGAAATTGTCGAAGCAACAGGCATTTCTGAAGCAGGCGCGCGAAAAATTATCAACGCCGCACGCGACAATCTGGACATGGGCTTTGAAAGTGGGGATCAGGTTATGCTCAAACGAGAGCGTGTCCTTAAGATTTCCACAGGGCATAAAGGATTTGACGCAATGATGGCTGGTGGCTTTGAAACGGGCGCAATCACTGAAGTCTACGCGGAATTTGGCGCAGGAAAAACGCAAATTGGGCATATGCTCGCGGTCAATGCGCTCGCAGTTGAAGGAGAAGAAAATCCAGCAGTGTTTTACATTGACACAGAAAACACCTTTAGACCAGAACGAATCAAACAGCTCGCTGCTGCAAAGGGCATGGATGTTGACGCTGTGCTCAAAAAAATCAAAGTAGGTCGCGCATACAACTCTGACCATCAGATGCTCCTCGTTGATAAGATTGAAGAAATGATTACGCAGCAACATTTGAACGTCAAACTTATTGTTGTGGATTCACTTACTGCGCACTTTCGAGCGGAATTTGTTGGACGAGGAACGCTTGCTGATCGACAGCAGAAAATCAATAAGCATATGCACGCGCTCTTGAAACTTGCTGACACCTACAACATCTGTGTTTATGTAACGAACCAAGTCATGTCAAAGCCAGATCAGTTCTTTGGAGATCCAACGCAGGCAATTGGTGGACACATTGTGGGACACGCGAGCACGTTCAGGATCTACTTGCGCAAAGGCAAGAAAGGCAGCAGAGTTGCAAAACTTGTGGACAGTCCAAACTTGCCAGAAGCAGAAGTTGCATTCTATGTGACTGAAGGCGGATTGCAGGATGTTTAA
- the scpB gene encoding SMC-Scp complex subunit ScpB encodes MVNELKNQIEALLFACGRKMTLDELKLHLPASSAAIKEATAELQKEYTDRESPVMIVQEGDSWKLTTREKYLSIVRKINPNTELTKTMMETLAVIAWKQPITQSEVIAIRTNKAYEHIGELEKMGFLIKEKYGRTFMLKLTQKFFDYFDLRDAQAAREMFAHVKESEETQRKLEEARAAADAGAAESNLLEVISPEKSPEDLVPEVAEQAQQNAGEVHQEAVEQGVEEQELDSAVDREEMVDDDEVKPEEASFVASYEKDAEKTQEKDPQHKHKKKHSLE; translated from the coding sequence ATGGTCAATGAGCTCAAAAATCAAATAGAGGCATTATTATTTGCCTGCGGAAGAAAGATGACACTTGACGAATTAAAACTCCATCTTCCTGCTTCATCTGCCGCAATTAAAGAAGCAACTGCAGAGCTTCAAAAAGAATATACTGACCGCGAAAGCCCAGTCATGATTGTCCAAGAAGGGGATTCGTGGAAATTGACTACCAGAGAAAAATACCTTTCTATTGTTCGCAAAATCAATCCAAACACTGAACTTACGAAAACAATGATGGAAACGCTCGCAGTGATCGCGTGGAAACAGCCGATCACCCAAAGTGAAGTAATCGCGATTCGCACGAATAAAGCGTATGAACACATCGGTGAACTTGAAAAAATGGGTTTTCTTATCAAAGAAAAGTATGGTAGAACATTCATGCTCAAATTAACACAGAAATTTTTTGACTATTTTGACCTTCGCGACGCACAAGCCGCACGAGAAATGTTCGCGCATGTCAAGGAATCAGAAGAAACACAGCGTAAACTGGAAGAAGCGCGCGCAGCAGCAGACGCAGGCGCAGCTGAATCAAATCTCCTTGAAGTTATTTCTCCAGAAAAAAGTCCAGAAGATCTTGTTCCTGAAGTTGCAGAGCAAGCACAACAGAATGCAGGTGAAGTCCATCAGGAAGCAGTTGAGCAGGGTGTAGAGGAACAGGAACTTGATTCTGCAGTTGACCGCGAAGAAATGGTCGATGACGATGAAGTCAAACCAGAAGAAGCTTCTTTTGTCGCAAGCTATGAAAAAGACGCAGAAAAGACGCAAGAAAAAGATCCGCAACATAAACATAAGAAAAAACATTCACTGGAATAA